In one Streptomyces sp. NBC_00597 genomic region, the following are encoded:
- a CDS encoding SPFH domain-containing protein yields MQPIIIVLIILVVLVFIALVKTIQVIPQASAAIVERFGRYTRTLNAGLNIVVPFIDSIRNRIDLREQVVPFPPQPVITQDNLVVNIDTVIYYQVTDARAATYEVASYIQAIEQLTVTTLRNIIGGMDLERTLTSREEINAALRGVLDEATGKWGIRVNRVELKAIEPPTSIQDSMEKQMRADRDKRAAILQAEGVRQSEILRAEGEKQSSILRAEGEAKAAALRAEGEAQAIRTVFESIHAGDADQKLLAYQYLQMLPKIAEGDANKLWIVPSEIGDALKGLSGAMGNFGPMGGGSGFNPQNTGKPAGGDGNGTGKAANGTDRREQPPID; encoded by the coding sequence ATGCAACCGATCATCATCGTCCTGATCATTCTGGTGGTTCTGGTCTTCATCGCACTGGTCAAGACGATCCAGGTGATCCCGCAGGCCAGCGCCGCCATCGTCGAACGCTTCGGCCGCTACACGCGGACCCTCAACGCGGGCCTCAACATCGTCGTCCCGTTCATCGACTCGATCCGCAACCGCATCGACCTGCGCGAGCAGGTCGTGCCGTTCCCGCCGCAGCCGGTCATCACCCAGGACAACCTGGTCGTCAACATCGACACGGTCATCTACTACCAGGTGACGGACGCCCGCGCCGCGACGTACGAGGTCGCCAGCTACATCCAGGCCATCGAGCAGCTCACCGTCACCACCCTGCGCAACATCATCGGCGGCATGGACCTGGAACGGACCCTGACCTCCCGCGAGGAGATCAACGCCGCCCTGCGCGGCGTCCTCGACGAGGCCACCGGCAAGTGGGGCATCCGCGTCAACCGCGTCGAGCTCAAGGCGATCGAGCCGCCGACCTCCATCCAGGACTCGATGGAGAAGCAGATGCGCGCCGACCGCGACAAGCGCGCCGCGATCCTCCAGGCCGAGGGTGTCCGGCAGTCCGAGATCCTGCGCGCCGAGGGCGAGAAGCAGTCCTCCATCCTGCGCGCCGAGGGTGAGGCCAAGGCCGCCGCGCTGAGGGCCGAGGGCGAGGCCCAGGCCATCCGTACGGTCTTCGAGTCCATCCACGCCGGAGACGCGGACCAGAAGCTCCTCGCCTACCAGTACCTCCAGATGCTCCCGAAGATCGCCGAGGGCGACGCCAACAAGCTGTGGATCGTGCCCAGCGAGATCGGAGACGCCCTCAAGGGCCTCTCTGGAGCCATGGGCAACTTCGGCCCCATGGGTGGCGGTTCGGGCTTCAACCCGCAGAACACCGGCAAGCCCGCCGGAGGCGACGGCAACGGCACGGGCAAGGCGGCGAACGGCACGGACCGGCGCGAACAGCCCCCGATCGACTAG
- a CDS encoding GAF domain-containing sensor histidine kinase translates to MTASPGFGSPRSGLAAVSTALLAMSRRLEVRDVLRTIVVSARELLDAEYAALGVPDDHGGFAQFVVDGISEEQWRRIGPLPRQHGILAAMLHQDGPERLADVRKDPRFEGWPAAHPEMSDFLGQPVRDGEETLGALFLANKRSPGGFTQEDEELLALLAQHAAIALTNARLYERSRELTIAEERSRLAHELHDAVAQKLFSLRLTAQAAAALVDRDPARAKDELQQVAALAAEAADELRAAVTELRPAGLDEDGLIATLRDQVHVLDRAHTAHVTFTCDGIRALPATQEEALLRVAQEALHNALRHSGGDHVEVTLARRAAGAVLTVTDNGRGFSPSSIRAAGRHLGLVSMGDRASGVGGRLTVHSEPAAGTTIEMEVPGG, encoded by the coding sequence ATGACAGCCAGTCCCGGGTTCGGCAGCCCCCGCAGCGGCCTCGCCGCCGTCAGCACCGCCCTGCTCGCCATGAGCCGCCGGCTGGAGGTCCGCGACGTCCTGCGCACGATCGTCGTCTCGGCCCGCGAGCTGCTCGACGCCGAGTACGCGGCCCTGGGCGTCCCGGACGACCACGGCGGGTTCGCCCAGTTCGTCGTGGACGGCATCAGCGAGGAGCAGTGGCGCCGGATCGGCCCGCTGCCCCGCCAGCACGGCATCCTCGCCGCGATGCTCCACCAGGACGGCCCCGAGCGGCTGGCCGACGTGCGCAAGGACCCCCGCTTCGAGGGCTGGCCCGCCGCCCACCCCGAAATGTCCGACTTCCTCGGCCAGCCCGTCCGCGACGGCGAAGAGACCCTCGGCGCCCTCTTCCTCGCGAACAAACGCAGCCCCGGCGGCTTCACGCAGGAGGACGAGGAGCTCCTCGCGCTCCTCGCCCAGCACGCGGCGATCGCCCTCACCAACGCCCGGCTCTACGAGCGCAGCCGCGAGCTCACCATCGCCGAGGAGCGCTCCCGCCTCGCCCACGAGCTGCACGACGCCGTCGCCCAGAAGCTCTTCTCGCTCCGCCTGACCGCCCAGGCCGCCGCCGCGCTCGTCGACCGCGACCCGGCCCGCGCCAAGGACGAGCTCCAGCAGGTCGCCGCCCTGGCCGCGGAGGCCGCCGACGAACTGCGCGCCGCCGTGACCGAGCTGCGCCCTGCGGGTCTCGACGAGGACGGCCTGATCGCGACCCTCCGCGACCAGGTCCACGTACTCGACCGCGCCCACACCGCGCACGTCACCTTCACCTGCGACGGCATACGGGCCCTCCCGGCGACCCAGGAGGAGGCGCTGCTCAGGGTTGCCCAGGAAGCCCTCCACAACGCCCTGCGGCACTCCGGCGGCGACCACGTCGAGGTCACCCTCGCCCGCCGGGCCGCGGGAGCAGTCCTGACCGTCACGGACAACGGAAGGGGCTTCTCCCCTTCCTCGATCCGCGCGGCCGGGCGCCACCTCGGCCTGGTCTCCATGGGGGACCGGGCGAGCGGCGTCGGCGGCCGCCTCACCGTGCACTCGGAGCCCGCAGCGGGCACCACGATCGAGATGGAGGTCCCCGGTGGCTGA
- a CDS encoding sporulation protein, whose amino-acid sequence MGFKKLFAALGAGGASVDTIITEPNVVPGGIVQGEVRIQGGSVEQQIEGLSIGLQARVEVEGGDQEYKQDIVFTKQRLGGAFQVQPGALHVVPFGLEIPWETPITHFGGQQLHGMNIGVSTELEIARAVDAGDLDPINVHPVPAQQAILDAFRQLGFSFRSADMERGHIRGTRQTLPFYQEIEFLPPSQYRGLNQVELTFISDGREMDVVLEMDKKSGLFTEGSDTYRCFQVGLQSYQGTDWAAYLNQWIASVGSQRNWF is encoded by the coding sequence ATGGGGTTCAAGAAGCTGTTCGCGGCGCTGGGTGCCGGCGGTGCTTCGGTGGACACGATCATCACCGAGCCGAACGTCGTGCCGGGCGGGATCGTCCAGGGTGAGGTCCGCATCCAGGGCGGTTCCGTGGAGCAGCAGATCGAGGGCCTGTCCATCGGCCTCCAGGCCCGGGTCGAGGTGGAGGGCGGCGACCAGGAGTACAAGCAGGACATCGTCTTCACCAAGCAGCGTCTCGGTGGTGCCTTCCAGGTGCAGCCCGGCGCCCTGCACGTGGTGCCGTTCGGGCTGGAGATCCCGTGGGAGACGCCGATCACCCACTTCGGGGGTCAGCAGCTGCACGGGATGAACATCGGGGTCAGCACCGAGCTGGAGATCGCGCGTGCGGTGGACGCCGGCGACCTCGACCCGATCAACGTGCACCCGGTGCCGGCGCAGCAGGCGATCCTGGACGCGTTCCGTCAGCTCGGCTTCAGCTTCCGCAGCGCGGACATGGAGCGCGGGCACATCCGCGGGACGCGCCAGACGCTGCCGTTCTACCAGGAGATCGAGTTCCTCCCGCCGTCGCAGTACCGCGGGCTGAACCAGGTGGAGCTGACCTTCATCTCGGACGGCCGTGAGATGGACGTCGTGCTGGAGATGGACAAGAAGTCGGGGCTGTTCACCGAGGGCAGCGACACGTACCGCTGCTTCCAGGTGGGTCTGCAGTCGTACCAGGGGACCGACTGGGCTGCTTACCTCAACCAGTGGATCGCGTCCGTGGGTTCGCAGCGCAACTGGTTCTAG
- a CDS encoding HNH endonuclease: protein MRDTLVLNASFEPLSTVTLNRAVVLVLQDKAVVEQSHPELRVRGASLDLPMPRVIRLCRYVRVPFRRHAPWSRRGVLVRDQHRCAYCGKRATTVDHVLPRAQGGGDTWLNTVASCAEDNHRKAARTPEEAGMPLLRKPFVPSPADAMLLALGVGGSGALPEWLERSAS from the coding sequence ATGCGGGACACGCTGGTGCTGAATGCGAGCTTCGAGCCGCTGTCGACGGTGACGCTGAACCGGGCCGTGGTCCTGGTGCTCCAGGACAAGGCCGTCGTCGAACAGTCGCATCCCGAACTGCGTGTGCGTGGTGCCAGCTTGGATCTTCCGATGCCCCGGGTGATCAGGCTGTGCAGGTACGTACGGGTGCCGTTCCGAAGACATGCTCCCTGGTCACGGAGGGGGGTGCTGGTCCGGGACCAGCACCGTTGCGCGTACTGCGGGAAGCGCGCGACGACCGTGGACCACGTGCTGCCCCGGGCCCAGGGCGGTGGGGACACGTGGTTGAACACGGTGGCCTCCTGTGCCGAGGACAATCACCGCAAGGCGGCCCGGACTCCGGAGGAGGCGGGGATGCCGCTCCTCCGCAAGCCCTTCGTGCCGTCTCCGGCGGATGCCATGCTGCTGGCCCTGGGAGTGGGGGGCAGCGGTGCGCTCCCGGAGTGGCTGGAGCGTTCCGCCTCGTAG
- a CDS encoding transglycosylase SLT domain-containing protein: MSKTSTPGHSRRLTKAHKMSFAAFATIGAAALAATVVPAGTADAGTTVTAAPVAWTQAVEGVQAKTVQHLTAQTKLATDAAKVEAAVKAKAAAVAKAKADAEAKAKAKAKAEAKAKKDREAKAAASRSAVRKPVYANNLDGWIKESLSIMKAHKIPGTYNGLYKNIMRESSGNPRAINNWDINAQNGVPSKGLLQIIKPTFLAYHVPGTPLDQYHPVANIVASANYAAARYGSIDNVNSAY; encoded by the coding sequence ATGTCCAAGACCAGCACCCCCGGCCACAGTCGTCGTCTGACGAAGGCGCACAAGATGTCCTTCGCCGCGTTCGCCACCATCGGCGCCGCCGCCCTGGCCGCCACCGTCGTCCCCGCCGGCACCGCCGACGCCGGTACGACCGTGACCGCCGCCCCCGTGGCGTGGACCCAGGCTGTCGAGGGTGTCCAGGCCAAGACCGTGCAGCACCTCACCGCCCAGACCAAGCTGGCCACCGACGCGGCGAAGGTCGAGGCCGCCGTGAAGGCCAAGGCCGCCGCCGTCGCGAAGGCGAAGGCCGACGCCGAGGCGAAGGCCAAGGCGAAGGCCAAGGCCGAGGCCAAGGCGAAGAAGGACCGCGAGGCGAAGGCTGCTGCCAGCCGTTCCGCCGTGCGCAAGCCGGTCTACGCGAACAACCTTGACGGCTGGATCAAGGAGTCGCTGTCGATCATGAAGGCGCACAAGATTCCGGGCACCTACAACGGCCTGTACAAGAACATCATGCGCGAGTCGAGCGGCAACCCGCGGGCGATCAACAACTGGGACATCAACGCCCAGAACGGCGTGCCCTCGAAGGGTCTGCTCCAGATCATCAAGCCGACGTTCCTCGCGTACCACGTCCCCGGCACCCCGCTGGACCAGTACCACCCGGTCGCCAACATCGTCGCGTCGGCCAACTACGCCGCCGCCCGTTACGGCTCGATCGACAACGTCAACAGCGCCTATTAA
- a CDS encoding response regulator transcription factor has translation MADAPIRVLLVDDHQVVRRGLRTFLEVQDDIEVVGEAADGEEGVARAEELRPDVILMDIKMPGTDGIEALRRLRALAHPARVLIVTSFTEQRTVVPALRGGAAGYVYKDIDPEALAGAIRSVHAGHVLLQPEVAQALLSQDGQPSSGRGGSLTEREREVLSLIADGRSNREIARALVLSEKTVKTHVSNILMKLDLADRTQAALWAVRHGITD, from the coding sequence GTGGCTGACGCACCCATCCGCGTGCTCCTCGTGGACGACCACCAGGTGGTCCGCCGCGGGCTGCGCACCTTCCTGGAGGTCCAGGACGACATCGAGGTGGTCGGGGAGGCCGCCGACGGGGAGGAGGGCGTGGCACGGGCCGAGGAGCTGCGACCCGACGTGATCCTCATGGACATCAAGATGCCGGGCACCGACGGCATCGAGGCCCTGCGCAGACTGCGCGCGCTGGCACATCCCGCGCGGGTACTGATCGTCACGAGCTTCACCGAACAGCGGACGGTGGTGCCGGCACTGCGGGGCGGAGCCGCGGGATACGTCTACAAGGACATCGACCCCGAGGCCCTGGCCGGAGCCATCCGCTCCGTCCACGCAGGCCACGTGCTGCTCCAGCCGGAGGTGGCGCAGGCCCTGCTCTCGCAGGACGGGCAGCCCTCGTCGGGCCGGGGCGGCTCCCTGACCGAACGGGAACGGGAGGTGCTGTCCCTCATCGCGGACGGCCGCTCCAACCGGGAGATCGCCCGCGCGCTCGTGCTGTCGGAGAAGACGGTCAAGACGCACGTCTCGAACATCTTGATGAAACTGGACCTCGCGGACCGCACCCAGGCGGCGTTGTGGGCGGTCCGGCACGGGATCACGGACTGA
- a CDS encoding chaplin, with product MKNIKKATAVTMIAGGLLAAGAGVSSAHGGASADGQAVGSPGVVSGNQVQIPVDVPINVVGNAVTVIGLLNGAWGNTGVNA from the coding sequence GTGAAGAACATCAAGAAGGCCACTGCCGTCACCATGATCGCGGGCGGCCTCCTTGCCGCGGGCGCCGGCGTCTCCTCGGCGCACGGCGGTGCGTCGGCGGACGGCCAGGCCGTGGGCTCGCCGGGCGTCGTCTCCGGAAACCAGGTCCAGATCCCCGTCGACGTCCCGATCAACGTGGTCGGCAACGCCGTCACGGTCATCGGCCTGCTGAACGGCGCCTGGGGCAACACGGGCGTCAACGCCTGA
- a CDS encoding DNA-3-methyladenine glycosylase, protein MSARPDRTPLARSFFDRPVLTVAPDLLGRILVRRTPEGPLELRITEVEAYEGEADPGSHAYRGRTARNASMFGPPGHAYVYFIYGMWFSLNLVCGPPGHASGVLLRAGEITEGADLARKRRLSARSDRELAKGPARLATALGIDRSLDGTDLCAGPGSPLELLKGTATAPDLVSIGPRTGVGGAGAGHPYRYWITSDPTVSPYRAHAPRRRST, encoded by the coding sequence ATGAGCGCGCGCCCCGACCGTACGCCCCTGGCCCGGTCCTTCTTCGACCGGCCGGTCCTCACGGTGGCCCCGGACCTGCTCGGCCGCATCCTGGTCCGCCGTACACCGGAAGGCCCGCTGGAGCTCCGCATCACGGAGGTGGAGGCGTACGAGGGGGAGGCCGACCCCGGCTCCCACGCCTATAGGGGACGCACCGCACGCAACGCATCCATGTTCGGTCCGCCCGGACACGCGTACGTCTACTTCATCTACGGCATGTGGTTCAGCCTCAACCTGGTGTGCGGCCCGCCGGGCCACGCGAGCGGGGTCCTGCTGCGCGCGGGCGAGATCACCGAAGGTGCCGACCTGGCTCGCAAACGTCGACTTTCAGCCAGAAGCGACCGAGAACTGGCCAAAGGGCCGGCCCGCCTGGCCACGGCCCTGGGGATCGACCGCTCCCTGGACGGTACCGACCTCTGCGCCGGCCCCGGTTCCCCGCTGGAACTCTTGAAGGGCACCGCCACCGCACCCGACCTGGTGAGCATCGGTCCCCGCACGGGAGTCGGAGGCGCCGGCGCAGGCCATCCCTACCGCTACTGGATCACGAGTGACCCGACAGTGAGCCCGTACCGCGCCCACGCGCCACGCCGCCGTTCAACTTGA
- a CDS encoding YbhB/YbcL family Raf kinase inhibitor-like protein produces MAEQSRAPLPHDFHPQVHAFSVESADLEPGGELGDAQVLRSGNVSPHLKWEGFPEGTKSFAVTCFDPDAPTGSGFWHWVLFDLPASVTELPAGAGSGTFDGLPAGAVHVRNDYGTQDFGGAAPPAGERHRYVFTVYAVDQEKLGPGADVSPAVVGFNLRFHSLGRAQLIGEYEAPAS; encoded by the coding sequence GTGGCCGAGCAGAGCAGGGCGCCCCTTCCGCACGACTTCCACCCCCAGGTGCACGCGTTCTCCGTGGAGAGTGCCGATCTGGAACCCGGTGGTGAGCTGGGCGACGCCCAGGTCCTGCGGAGTGGGAACGTCTCGCCGCACCTGAAGTGGGAAGGGTTTCCGGAGGGGACCAAGAGCTTCGCCGTGACGTGCTTCGACCCGGATGCCCCGACGGGCAGCGGGTTCTGGCACTGGGTGCTCTTCGACCTGCCCGCTTCGGTCACCGAGCTGCCGGCCGGCGCGGGGAGCGGCACGTTCGACGGCCTGCCCGCCGGGGCCGTGCACGTAAGGAACGACTACGGCACGCAGGACTTCGGTGGTGCCGCTCCGCCGGCCGGGGAGCGGCACCGGTACGTGTTCACCGTGTACGCGGTGGACCAGGAGAAGCTGGGCCCCGGTGCGGACGTCTCGCCGGCGGTCGTCGGATTCAACCTGCGCTTCCACTCGTTGGGGCGGGCGCAGCTGATCGGTGAGTACGAGGCTCCCGCGAGCTGA
- a CDS encoding NfeD family protein → MNIDAWLWWLIGAVGLGIPLVLTAMPEFGMFAVGAVAAAVTAAFGGGVVAQVLVFVIVSVALIAVVRSIANHHREQRPQHRTGIDALKGRSALVLERVDGSGGRIKLAGEIWSARTLDADSSFEPGQQVDVVEIDGATAVVM, encoded by the coding sequence GTGAACATCGACGCGTGGCTGTGGTGGCTCATCGGCGCGGTCGGACTGGGCATCCCGCTCGTCCTGACGGCGATGCCGGAGTTCGGCATGTTCGCCGTCGGCGCGGTCGCGGCCGCCGTCACAGCGGCGTTCGGCGGGGGAGTCGTCGCCCAGGTCCTGGTCTTCGTGATCGTCTCGGTGGCGCTCATCGCCGTCGTCCGCTCGATCGCCAACCACCACCGCGAGCAGCGGCCCCAACACCGCACCGGAATCGACGCGTTGAAGGGCAGGAGCGCGCTCGTCCTCGAACGCGTGGACGGCAGCGGAGGCCGGATCAAACTCGCCGGCGAGATCTGGTCCGCACGCACCCTCGATGCGGACAGCAGCTTCGAACCGGGCCAGCAAGTGGACGTCGTGGAGATCGACGGAGCCACCGCGGTCGTGATGTGA
- a CDS encoding ABC transporter ATP-binding protein, which produces MSDVLELVDVSVVREGRALVDQVSWSVKEGERWVILGPNGAGKTTLLNLASSYLFPTKGAATILGSTLGKPGSDVFELRPRIGVAGIALADKLPKRQTVLQTVLTAAYGMTATWQEEYEEIDEQRARAFLDRLGMTEYLDRKFGTLSEGERKRTLIARALMTDPELLLLDEPAAGLDLGGREDLVRRLGRLARDPLAPSMVMVTHHVEEIAPGFTHVLMIRQGKVVTAGPIDLELTSRNLSLCFGLPLVVERNDSDRWTAQGLPLR; this is translated from the coding sequence ATGAGCGATGTTCTGGAGCTGGTGGACGTATCCGTGGTCCGCGAGGGCCGGGCTCTGGTGGACCAGGTCTCCTGGTCGGTGAAGGAGGGGGAGCGCTGGGTGATCCTCGGCCCCAACGGCGCCGGCAAGACCACGCTGCTGAACCTCGCCTCCAGCTACCTCTTCCCCACCAAGGGCGCCGCCACCATCCTCGGCAGCACCCTCGGCAAGCCCGGCAGCGACGTCTTCGAGCTGCGCCCGCGCATCGGCGTCGCCGGCATCGCGCTCGCCGACAAGCTCCCCAAGCGCCAGACCGTCCTGCAGACCGTCCTCACCGCCGCCTACGGCATGACGGCGACCTGGCAGGAGGAGTACGAGGAGATCGACGAGCAGCGCGCCCGCGCCTTCCTCGACCGCCTCGGCATGACCGAATACCTCGACCGGAAGTTCGGCACCCTCTCCGAGGGCGAGCGCAAGCGCACCCTGATCGCCCGCGCCCTGATGACCGACCCCGAGCTCCTCCTCCTCGACGAGCCCGCCGCCGGCCTCGACCTCGGCGGCCGCGAGGACCTCGTACGCCGCCTCGGCCGCCTCGCCCGCGACCCGCTCGCGCCGTCCATGGTGATGGTCACGCACCACGTCGAGGAGATCGCCCCCGGCTTCACCCACGTCCTGATGATCCGCCAGGGCAAGGTCGTCACCGCGGGTCCGATCGACCTCGAACTGACCTCCCGCAACCTGTCGCTCTGCTTCGGCCTCCCCCTGGTCGTCGAGCGCAACGACAGCGACCGCTGGACCGCCCAGGGCCTCCCGCTCCGCTAG
- a CDS encoding sulfite exporter TauE/SafE family protein: MSMSLWESLAVFAAGIGAGTINTIVGSGTLITFPVLLATGLPPVTANVSNTLGLVPGSISGAVGYRKELQGQRSRIVRLGAVSLVGGLAGAVLLLTLPSDSFDTIVPVLIGLALVLVILQPRLAALLRKRQEAAGGDGGHPDGGPALLTGMLLSSAYGGYFGAAQGVLYLGLMGLLLHEDLQRINAVKNVIAALVNGIAAVFFLFVAEFDWTAVLLIAVGSTLGGQIGAKVGRRLSPTVLRAVIVAVGVIAIVQLLLR, encoded by the coding sequence ATGTCCATGTCCCTCTGGGAATCGCTCGCGGTGTTCGCGGCCGGCATCGGCGCCGGCACCATCAACACCATCGTCGGCTCCGGCACGCTCATCACCTTCCCGGTGCTGCTCGCCACCGGGCTCCCGCCGGTCACCGCCAACGTGTCCAACACCCTCGGCCTGGTGCCCGGTTCCATCAGCGGGGCCGTCGGCTACCGCAAGGAGCTCCAGGGCCAGCGCAGCCGCATCGTCCGGCTCGGCGCCGTCTCCCTCGTCGGAGGACTCGCGGGCGCCGTCCTGCTCCTCACCCTGCCGTCGGACTCCTTCGACACGATCGTGCCCGTCCTCATCGGACTCGCCCTCGTGCTCGTCATCCTCCAGCCCCGGCTCGCCGCACTCCTGCGCAAGCGCCAGGAAGCCGCAGGAGGAGACGGCGGACACCCCGACGGCGGCCCCGCCCTGCTGACCGGAATGCTGCTCTCCAGCGCCTACGGCGGCTACTTCGGCGCCGCCCAGGGCGTTCTCTACCTCGGCCTGATGGGCCTGCTGCTCCACGAGGACCTGCAACGCATCAACGCCGTCAAGAACGTCATCGCCGCCCTCGTGAACGGCATCGCGGCCGTCTTCTTCCTCTTCGTCGCCGAGTTCGACTGGACGGCCGTGCTCCTGATCGCCGTCGGCTCCACCCTCGGCGGCCAGATCGGCGCCAAGGTCGGCCGCCGCCTGTCGCCCACCGTGCTCCGCGCCGTCATCGTGGCCGTCGGCGTCATCGCGATCGTCCAGCTCCTACTGCGCTGA